A window of Helicoverpa armigera isolate CAAS_96S chromosome 30, ASM3070526v1, whole genome shotgun sequence contains these coding sequences:
- the LOC126056137 gene encoding protein phosphatase 1 regulatory subunit 3C, whose protein sequence is MCAAIDMLASESFYGHSPPAGFLSDYSIPPRRPTKLTARGFSAPCLTPLKPVQLTLKSAPRSCLRIANEKKKKKVVFADDRGFALEQIKFMTEPSHVPPYWALKIVSSPPLERKPAPKPVVDLWETRFVQPASDYLEFRRRVTQDCVSLENVIIKQNECAVDGTVKVKNLDFTKEVFVRTSSDGWLTSEDTFCAFVESGPLNQNGVSTYDTFGFRLQLPIHSRRLEFCVCFKCKGEEYWDNNGGSNYTIEKASVRSTPAVSCARIKFGNSWTTRSNGDGNVPYW, encoded by the coding sequence ATGTGCGCGGCAATTGACATGTTGGCATCGGAGTCGTTCTACGGGCACTCACCGCCCGCCGGCTTTCTATCAGACTACAGTATACCACCAAGAAGACCTACAAAGCTCACAGCAAGAGGCTTTTCAGCACCATGTTTAACGCCCCTCAAACCTGTGCAATTGACTCTGAAATCAGCACCAAGATCCTGTTTAAGGATAGCTAatgagaagaagaagaaaaaggtCGTTTTCGCAGACGATAGAGGGTTCGCGTTAGAACAGATCAAGTTCATGACAGAACCATCTCATGTTCCACCTTACTGGGCGCTGAAGATCGTCTCCAGTCCACCTCTAGAGAGGAAACCAGCACCGAAACCAGTGGTCGATTTATGGGAGACAAGATTCGTGCAACCTGCTTCAGATTATTTAGAATTCAGAAGGCGAGTAACACAAGATTGCGTGTCTTTAGAAAATGTGATTATCAAACAAAATGAGTGTGCGGTAGACGGTACAGTTAAAGTGAAAAACCTGGACTTTACAAAGGAAGTGTTCGTGCGTACTTCGTCAGACGGATGGCTGACGAGTGAAGACACCTTTTGCGCGTTCGTAGAATCTGGACCCTTGAACCAGAATGGAGTATCAACTTACGATACTTTTGGCTTCAGACTGCAGTTGCCAATTCATTCTAGAAGATTGGAATTCTGTGTTTGCTTCAAATGCAAAGGTGAGGAGTATTGGGACAACAACGGAGGGTCAAATTACACGATAGAGAAGGCCTCAGTCCGAAGCACTCCAGCTGTATCTTGTGCTCGAATCAAATTCGGGAATTCTTGGACTACAAGATCGAATGGGGACGGTAATGTGCCTTACTGGTGA